In Ignavibacteriales bacterium, the genomic stretch ACCGGAAGATATATCCGATACAAAGACAGATAATAAAAATATGCAGCAGATAGAAGCAACGCTAGAAGTGGTAGAGCCGATGGGAAATGAAATCTTCTTATACTTTACTCTGGCAGATTCGCAAATAATAGCAAGAATACCGGCAAGAGAAAAACCAGATGTAGGGAAGAAGGTAAATTTATATCTGAACTTAGACAAGCTTCATTTCTTTGATAAAACTCTGGAAACTAAAATTTAATTTATTTTATTCATTAACTATAACAAACATTTCCATTGAGTTATTACCTACATGGTTTCTTCTAATTATTTCTGTTTTGTTTATTGATATATTTTTCTATTTTCGCATATCAAAAGATCACAATAAACATATATATAAACATGATTGCTATCATTTCTGGTTTTGCAGCAGGTTTTTTGCATGTTCTTTCAGGTCCAGATCATTTGGCAGCTATTGCACCATTAGCAGCAGAAAAGAGGAAGTCAACCTGGAATATTGGTTTACGCTGGGGATTGGGGCATACTTCCGGTGTATTTATTATTGGCGTGCTACTAATTATTTTTCGCGATCTTATTCCATTTTATATTTTCTCTTCTTTTAGCGAAAAATTGGTAGGCATCATTTTAATTGGGATTGGTTTATGGGGATTACAAAAAGTATTTACCAATAAAATACATGTTCATGAACATGAACATAATGGAATTACTCACAAGCATTTCCATTCTCATACACACACTGCAAATAATGATAAGCCTTCTACTCACTTTCATACTCATACTGCGCTTGCAGTTGGTTTATTGCATGGGTTAGCCGGAAGCTCTCACATTTTTGGTGTTTTACCAGCTCTTGCATTTTCCAACAAGGTACAATCAATAGAATATTTAATTTCATTTGGAATGGGAACAATTTTAGCTATGATGGCATTTTCTCAGCTTATTGGCATATCATCAAATTATTTTGTTAATAAACAAATAAATTTCTATAAAGGATTAATGTTCGGATTTAGTATTGTTGCAATTGGAGTTGGAATTGTCTGGATATTTATTTAAAAAGCAGGATCTTCAAAAAAATAATTATGCACGAATCAAGTATAGCACAAAAAATTATTGAGATCGTAAAAGAAAATTTAGATTTACAGGATATAAATAAATTAAGTTCTATAAAAGTTAAAATTGGAAAATTGAGCAACATCTTTCCAAACGCACTATTATCAGCTTTTAATTCTATAATTGATAACACTCCTTTTTATAAGACTAAACTCGATATCGAGATTTCTCCAATTGTTTTGAAATGCGGTAATTGTGACTTTGTTTTTTCAGATGAAGATTTCATTTTCAATTGTAAAAAATGCGGTAGCAATAATTTATCCGTTATTACCGGCGATGAACTTGAATTAAGTGAATTAATTTTAAATTCTTAATTGTGGTGAAAAATGACGGTTATTAAAATTGAGCGGAAAATTTTAGAAAAGAATGATGCAATTGCCGGAGATTTAAAAAAATATTTTAATGATAGGAATATTTTTGTAATAAATCTGTTAAGCTCACCCGGATCCGGCAAAACAAGCATTATCGAGAGAACGATCATTAATAGTAGATATGATTTTAATATTGCTGTAATAGTGGGAGACGTTCAGACGGATAATGATGCAAAGCGGGTTGCCGAACTAAAAACTCCTGTTGTACAAATAATAACAAACGGGGCATGTCATCTGGAAGCTAATTTAATCCGCGATGCTGTTAATAATTTAAAGCAAAAAATTGATTTATTGTTCATCGAAAATGTTGGAAATCTTGTATGTCCGGCTGGTTTCAATTTGGGTGAGGACATAAAAGTAATTGTTGCCAGTACAACTGAAGGGGATGACAAACCGCTTAAATATCCGGTTGCGTATAGAAATTCAGAAGCGCTAATTATCAATAAAATTGATCTATGTCCCCACCTTAATAGCAATGTAGACATTTTAAGAAAAAATGCTCTTTTAATAAATCCTAAGCTAAAAGTTTTCGAAACTTCTTGCACAACCGACGAAGGTATTACCAAATGGATCGATTGGTTAAAATTGAATCTTAAAAAAAAATGAAAAAAAGAATGCAAATATCTATTCAAGGGATTGTACAAGGTGTTGGATTTCGTCCATTCATTTATAAACTTGCTTCCCAATTAAATATTAATGGATTTGTATTAAATTCTAATTCCGGAGTTTTTATTGAAATAGAAGGCGATTCAGTTTCTTTGCAAAATTTCCTTACAAGATTACATTCCGAAAGACCAGTTCATTGTGAAATAACTAATCTTGAATTTTCCTATTTAGACATTTACGGTTATAAAAACTTTGAAATAAAAGAAAGTTATTGTGCAGGAAATGATTTAACATTAATCCTGCCCGATATTGCAACCTGCAAAGATTGTCTAAATGAATTGTATGATCCATCAAACCGTCGTTATCTCTATCCATTTATCAATTGTACTAACTGTGGTCCTCGTCTTTCGATTATACATAGTTTACCATACGATAGACCAAATACTTCTATGAAATTATTTAAGATGTGTGATAAGTGTAAAGAAGAATATGAAAATCCTGATAACCGAAGATTTCATGCTCAACCGATTTCTTGCTACGATTGCGGTCCTACTCTTTCGCTCTTTAACTCTGCCAGTGCTTCCCTTTGTAATAATTTGGAAGTAATAAAAAAAGCAGTTCAGCTCATCAAAGAAGGAAATATTGTTGCTATAAAAGGGATTGGCGGTTTTCATCTTGTGGTTGATGCGACTAACGAAAAAGCAATACTAAGATTACGGCAAAGAAAATCCAGGGAAGAAAAACCGTTTGCTTTGATGTTCTCCAACTTGAATCAGGTAAAACAAGCATGTGCTGTGGATGAATTGGAAGAAAAAATACTATGTTCTGTGCAATCACCCATTGTTCTTTTAAAAAAGAAGATGAACTTTTTGATTGCAAAATCTGCTGCTCCTTCAAATCCGTACCTTGGCGCGATGCTACCGTATTCCCCGCTTCACCATCTTTTAATGCATGAACTGAGGACACCGATTGTTGCTACCAGCGGAAATCTATCAGAAGAACCAATTTGTTATGACGAGATTGAAGCTCTTAATAGACTACACGGAATTGCCGATTTTTTTCTTGTTCATAATAGACCGATTGTTCGACCCTTGGATGATTCTATCATTAAAATTGTAATGAATAGACCAATGCTGTTACGCCGTGCTCGTGGGTTTGCGCCGCTTCCTATTATAAAACAAATAAACAATAGTATTCTTTCAGATAAGTATGGCAACCTGGTTGCTCTCGGAGCACATCAAAAAAACACTATATCATTTATTAAAAATGGTAACATTTTTGTAAGCCAGCACATTGGAGATCTTTCTACATTAGAGGCGAACTTAAATTTTGAAAATGTGTATAACGATTATAAAAATCTTTATAAGATTGATAATGAAAATGTTGTTTGTGATCTGCATCCGGATTATACAGCCACAAAATTTGCTAAAACAAATTTCCAAAATCATATTTCAGTTCAACATCATATTGCTCATCTTGCGTCTTGTAAATTAGAAAATCAAGTTGAAGGCTCCGCACTCGGTGTTGCCTGGGATGGAACCGGTCTCGGTTTAGATGGAACAATTTGGGGAGGCGAATTTTTTCTTTGTGATGAAAACAGCTTTAAGCATTTAGCTCAGTTCAGAAGGTTTAAACTTCCGGGCGGTGATAAAGCAATCAAAGATATTAGGCGTTCTACAATAGGAATTTTATTTGAGTGTTATGGAGACCAACTTAAATCTTTTGAAAAGATTGCAGGAATTAGATATTCAAATAAAGAGCTTAAATTATTCTTTAACATTTTGCAAAAAAATATTAACTGCTTTACTACATCCAGTGTGGGAAGATTATTTGATGCAATATCATATCTGTTAGGCATCGTAGAAAAATCTTCGTTTGAAGGGCAGGCAGCTATGATGTTAGAATATGCGGCTGATCCTTGTGAAAGCTCTTCATATCCATTTAATTTTATAGCGGATGAAGAGATTATTGATTGGGAACCAATGCTCGATAAAATTCTGGAAGATATCCGAGTAAAAAAATCGCCCGGTACCATTTCTGGCAAATTCCATAATACACTTGTTGAAATTATCCTCTATATGGCAAATTATTTCCGGCAAGAAAAAGTTATTTTAAGCGGTGGGTGTTTTCAAAATGTATTATTGCTCGAAAAGACAATTAAAAAACTGCAAGCGGAAAAAATTAAAGTCTACTGGCACCAGCTTGTTCCAACTAACGATGGCGGAATATCATTCGGGCAAATCGCCTATGTTTTAAGTAAATCTAAAAAAGAAATCAACAAACAGGGAAATCAAAATGTGTTTAGCAATTCCAGGTAAAATAATTTCAATCGATGATACACAAGAATCGCCACGAATGGCAAAAGTAAATTTTGGCGGAGTTATTAAATCTGTTTGTATTGATTGGTTACCCGATGCAAAATTGGGAGAATATGTAATGGTGCACGTTGGTTTTGCTATTTCAAAAGTTGATGAAAAAGAAGCAGAAGAAAATCTAAATTTAATAGTTGAAATGGAAGAAGAGTTAAAGAAAAGAATTGAAAAATAGAATTAAGAATGAAAGGGAACAGAAGAGTTAAATATATTTCAAATGCTCAAAAATTTTAATTTATAAACTACTATGCGTTTTATTGATGAGTATAGAGACAGTAAGATCATCAGAGTTTTAGCTGAAAAAATTAAATCTATTTCTAAAAACAGTTGGTCGATTATGGAGGTATGCGGAGGTCAAACTCATACAATTTTAAAGTATGGGCTGGAAGAGTTACTTCCTGATAAAATATCGTTGATTCATGGTCCTGGATGTCCGGTATGTGTTACATCAGTGGAAGTAATTGATAAGGCACTTTATTTGGTTTCTAATTTCGATGTTATTCTTGCTTCTTATGGAGACATGCTTAGAGTTCCGGGTTCTAATAATGATTTACTAAAAGTTAAAGCTTCCGGTGGTGATGTTCGAATAGTATATTCTCCCATAGATGCATTAAAAATTGCTGAAGCCGAAAAAGAGAAAGCGGTTGTGTTTTTTGCTGTTGGATTTGAAACAACTGCACCAGCTACTGCCCACGCAATTAAACTGGCAGAAAAAAAAGGAATACATAATTTTTTTACACTCTGTGCCCATGTTCTTATTCCACCGGCTATTGAAGCTATTCTTTCTTCAGATTCTGTAAAAGTAAATGGATTGATTGCGCCCGGACATGTTTGCAGTATCATAGGGTATAATTGTTTTGAACCGATTTCATTAAAGTATAAAATCCCTATAGTAATAACCGGCTTTGAGCCAATAGATATAATTCAAGGAATCTTACTCAATATAATTCAATTAGAATCCGGACGGCACACGGTTGAAAATCAATATTCGCGTACAGTTAGGAAGGAAGGAAATCTGTATGCGAAAAAAATAATGGATGAAGTTTTTGAGATTATTGATAGAGATTGGCGTGGGATAGGAATTATTAAAGACAGCGGTTTAAAATTAAAACAAGACTATTCTGATTATGATGCGGAAATTGTATTTAATTTGAATGTGGTTCCTTCGAATCAAAAATCTAATTGCATTGCCGGAGAAATCCTTCGTGGAATTAAGAAACCAATTGAGTGTGCTGAATTTGGAAAAGCTTGTTCACCCTCTTCACCAGTTGGTGCACCAATGGTTTCTTCGGAAGGTGCATGCGCAGCTTTTTTCAAATACAAACGTCAGCCAATTTAGTTGCAATGTTTTTACAGAACATAATTTATTTTATTATCCATTTCAAGTTCGGCATTTGATATTAAAATTAACGTATAACTTTAGTTGGCTTTTTTCTCGGGAATATTAAATGAAAAAAAAAGAAACACCAGACTTTGCTATGCAATGTCCAATTCCTATTTCAAAGACTGATAAAATTTTACTTGCACACGGAAGCGGTGGCTTATTAACCCATCAGCTTATTCAAAAAGTTTTTTTACCGGCTTTTCAATCTGAATTACTAAATGTTCAGCACGATGGAGCAATATTTACAATTGATAATCAAAGATTGGCTTTTACAACTGATAGTTACGTTGTCCAACCAATTTTTTTTCCGGGTGGTGATATTGGAAAATTAGCTGTGAATGGAACTGTAAACGATCTTTCTGTGTGCGGAGCAAAACCGCTTTATATTTCCACCAGCTTCATTATTGAAGAGGGTTTTCCAATGGAAGATTTGTATAAGATTGTAAAGTCAATAAAGGCTGCTGCTCAAGCATCCAATGTTGAGATTGTTACTGGTGATACGAAAGTGGTTGAACATGGCAAAGGAGATAAAATTTTTATTAACACTTCCGGAATTGGTAAAGTCTATGATGGGATCGAAATTTCTCCCGGGAGAGTTTGTAAAGGCGATGTTATTATTCTAAGTGGTTCGATAGCGGATCATGGGATAGCCATTCTTGCAGCCAGGGAAGAACTTGGATTTGAAACAACAATTGAAAGCGATACGGCTTCTTTAAATGAATTAGTCGAGAACATTCTTATTTGTTCGAAAGACGTTCATATGATGCGGGATCCAACTCGGGGAGGCTTATCAAGTGCATTAAACGAAATAGCTGAAGCATCTCAATTGGGAATTGAAATAGATGAGAACAAAATTCCAATAAAGGAAGAAGTTAAGGGCGCGTGCGAATTATTAGGTTTTGATCCGTTATATATTGCCAATGAAGGAAAACTCCTTGTCTTTGTTCCTAAGAAAGATGCTGAAAATGTTCTGAGAGTAATGCGCTTGCAAAGACTTGGTAAAGATGCTGTAATTATTGGCGGCATGGTTGAAGATCATCCTGGTGTTGTAGTTATGAAAACCTTAATTGGAAGTAAGAGGATTGTTGATATGCTTTCCGATGACCAACTGCCCAGGATTTGTTGATATCATTTTTATGCTGTGCAGGTATTAAAATGCAATTAGCCCGAAAAATTTTTATTCAAAAAGGTAATGTTTGTGCACATCTTTATATTCGGGTTCTTCTTCCTCTTCATTTGAAAACAAGGGTAGTTCTATCTTAAAAGTACTGCCTTTGCCAACTATACTTGTTACACTAATTGTCCCATCATTCTTCTTAATAATTTCCTTTACAAGGTTCAATCCAAGACCCGTACCAATCTGCTCCATCTGTTTTGCTTCTTTTGTTCTGTAGAATTCATCGAAGATATGCTCTAAATCTTTTTCTTCAATTCCAATGCCCGTATCCGAAATAGAAAACCCAAACGAATGTTTCTTCATAAATGGCTCAACATTTACAGCACCACCACAGGGTGTATATCGAATAGCATTACTTAATAAATTATCTAAAACTTTCTCCATTCCTACTTTATCAATCTCCACTTCTTTTAATTTACCTGATGAAATAACAAAAAGTTTTATTCCTTTTGCT encodes the following:
- a CDS encoding TOBE domain-containing protein, with the translated sequence ITFISKDGKLKIKLDDKNEKLMDQQEKEVTVGIRPEDISDTKTDNKNMQQIEATLEVVEPMGNEIFLYFTLADSQIIARIPAREKPDVGKKVNLYLNLDKLHFFDKTLETKI
- a CDS encoding sulfite exporter TauE/SafE family protein, which encodes MIAIISGFAAGFLHVLSGPDHLAAIAPLAAEKRKSTWNIGLRWGLGHTSGVFIIGVLLIIFRDLIPFYIFSSFSEKLVGIILIGIGLWGLQKVFTNKIHVHEHEHNGITHKHFHSHTHTANNDKPSTHFHTHTALAVGLLHGLAGSSHIFGVLPALAFSNKVQSIEYLISFGMGTILAMMAFSQLIGISSNYFVNKQINFYKGLMFGFSIVAIGVGIVWIFI
- a CDS encoding hydrogenase maturation nickel metallochaperone HypA; this encodes MHESSIAQKIIEIVKENLDLQDINKLSSIKVKIGKLSNIFPNALLSAFNSIIDNTPFYKTKLDIEISPIVLKCGNCDFVFSDEDFIFNCKKCGSNNLSVITGDELELSELILNS
- the hypB gene encoding hydrogenase nickel incorporation protein HypB; amino-acid sequence: MTVIKIERKILEKNDAIAGDLKKYFNDRNIFVINLLSSPGSGKTSIIERTIINSRYDFNIAVIVGDVQTDNDAKRVAELKTPVVQIITNGACHLEANLIRDAVNNLKQKIDLLFIENVGNLVCPAGFNLGEDIKVIVASTTEGDDKPLKYPVAYRNSEALIINKIDLCPHLNSNVDILRKNALLINPKLKVFETSCTTDEGITKWIDWLKLNLKKK
- the hypF gene encoding carbamoyltransferase HypF, yielding MQISIQGIVQGVGFRPFIYKLASQLNINGFVLNSNSGVFIEIEGDSVSLQNFLTRLHSERPVHCEITNLEFSYLDIYGYKNFEIKESYCAGNDLTLILPDIATCKDCLNELYDPSNRRYLYPFINCTNCGPRLSIIHSLPYDRPNTSMKLFKMCDKCKEEYENPDNRRFHAQPISCYDCGPTLSLFNSASASLCNNLEVIKKAVQLIKEGNIVAIKGIGGFHLVVDATNEKAILRLRQRKSREEKPFALMFSNLNQVKQACAVDELEEKILCSVQSPIVLLKKKMNFLIAKSAAPSNPYLGAMLPYSPLHHLLMHELRTPIVATSGNLSEEPICYDEIEALNRLHGIADFFLVHNRPIVRPLDDSIIKIVMNRPMLLRRARGFAPLPIIKQINNSILSDKYGNLVALGAHQKNTISFIKNGNIFVSQHIGDLSTLEANLNFENVYNDYKNLYKIDNENVVCDLHPDYTATKFAKTNFQNHISVQHHIAHLASCKLENQVEGSALGVAWDGTGLGLDGTIWGGEFFLCDENSFKHLAQFRRFKLPGGDKAIKDIRRSTIGILFECYGDQLKSFEKIAGIRYSNKELKLFFNILQKNINCFTTSSVGRLFDAISYLLGIVEKSSFEGQAAMMLEYAADPCESSSYPFNFIADEEIIDWEPMLDKILEDIRVKKSPGTISGKFHNTLVEIILYMANYFRQEKVILSGGCFQNVLLLEKTIKKLQAEKIKVYWHQLVPTNDGGISFGQIAYVLSKSKKEINKQGNQNVFSNSR
- a CDS encoding HypC/HybG/HupF family hydrogenase formation chaperone, translated to MCLAIPGKIISIDDTQESPRMAKVNFGGVIKSVCIDWLPDAKLGEYVMVHVGFAISKVDEKEAEENLNLIVEMEEELKKRIEK
- the hypD gene encoding hydrogenase formation protein HypD, producing MRFIDEYRDSKIIRVLAEKIKSISKNSWSIMEVCGGQTHTILKYGLEELLPDKISLIHGPGCPVCVTSVEVIDKALYLVSNFDVILASYGDMLRVPGSNNDLLKVKASGGDVRIVYSPIDALKIAEAEKEKAVVFFAVGFETTAPATAHAIKLAEKKGIHNFFTLCAHVLIPPAIEAILSSDSVKVNGLIAPGHVCSIIGYNCFEPISLKYKIPIVITGFEPIDIIQGILLNIIQLESGRHTVENQYSRTVRKEGNLYAKKIMDEVFEIIDRDWRGIGIIKDSGLKLKQDYSDYDAEIVFNLNVVPSNQKSNCIAGEILRGIKKPIECAEFGKACSPSSPVGAPMVSSEGACAAFFKYKRQPI
- the hypE gene encoding hydrogenase expression/formation protein HypE, which produces MKKKETPDFAMQCPIPISKTDKILLAHGSGGLLTHQLIQKVFLPAFQSELLNVQHDGAIFTIDNQRLAFTTDSYVVQPIFFPGGDIGKLAVNGTVNDLSVCGAKPLYISTSFIIEEGFPMEDLYKIVKSIKAAAQASNVEIVTGDTKVVEHGKGDKIFINTSGIGKVYDGIEISPGRVCKGDVIILSGSIADHGIAILAAREELGFETTIESDTASLNELVENILICSKDVHMMRDPTRGGLSSALNEIAEASQLGIEIDENKIPIKEEVKGACELLGFDPLYIANEGKLLVFVPKKDAENVLRVMRLQRLGKDAVIIGGMVEDHPGVVVMKTLIGSKRIVDMLSDDQLPRIC